One part of the Fusobacterium pseudoperiodonticum genome encodes these proteins:
- a CDS encoding DUF4299 family protein: MSDIFLLKSDKKISIKKILKLTGEFDSFKFQDIPDYDIYFDEKVEDYNKDLEIKDDDEDYKILSSINVGDNHPYFLSQEILDAIFFDKENYSDERKKINNYEKNNERLDMDEELLEYPLSVVGTVRIWKKNCIRGFEVFYDRFSSNYGVRTFSPCARKDWEEAIKYIIKLSKILNTDIRTENGEIYARENIKNYPYDKSILAGLNYLSKHISAFIDTNINYIFFNKEIVEKIKKSKDQIKTFEQTVHMIKKELDKKETERFERKELKSISYTIYENKEVILFLNPNLDFFNRNLSEKSQYKIDFALAIKDTQNKYFLSNSVEYNTFIKMLPKDSYRYIDARRILVKPLKKEDIYLLSKKCYKEFIRLGGKK; encoded by the coding sequence ATGAGTGATATATTTTTATTAAAAAGTGATAAAAAAATAAGTATAAAAAAAATTTTAAAACTTACAGGTGAATTTGATAGTTTTAAATTTCAAGATATTCCAGATTATGATATATACTTTGATGAAAAAGTTGAAGACTATAACAAAGATTTAGAAATAAAAGACGATGATGAAGATTACAAAATTCTTTCTAGTATAAATGTAGGAGATAACCATCCATATTTTTTAAGTCAAGAAATATTAGATGCTATATTTTTTGATAAGGAAAATTATTCAGATGAAAGAAAAAAAATTAATAATTATGAGAAAAATAATGAAAGACTTGATATGGATGAAGAATTACTTGAATATCCATTATCTGTAGTAGGGACAGTAAGAATATGGAAAAAAAATTGTATTAGAGGTTTTGAAGTATTTTATGATAGATTTTCTTCTAATTATGGTGTTAGAACTTTTAGTCCTTGTGCCAGAAAAGATTGGGAAGAAGCTATAAAATATATAATAAAATTATCTAAAATTTTGAATACAGATATAAGAACTGAAAATGGAGAAATCTATGCAAGAGAAAATATTAAAAATTATCCTTATGATAAAAGTATACTTGCTGGTTTAAATTATTTAAGTAAACATATTTCAGCATTTATTGATACAAATATAAATTATATTTTTTTTAATAAAGAGATAGTAGAAAAAATTAAAAAATCAAAAGATCAAATTAAGACTTTTGAGCAAACAGTTCATATGATAAAAAAGGAATTAGATAAAAAGGAGACTGAAAGATTTGAAAGAAAGGAATTAAAAAGTATCTCATATACTATCTATGAAAATAAAGAAGTTATTCTATTTTTAAACCCAAATCTTGATTTTTTTAATAGAAACTTGTCAGAAAAATCACAATATAAAATAGATTTTGCTTTAGCAATTAAAGATACACAAAATAAGTATTTTTTATCTAATTCAGTTGAATATAATACTTTTATAAAAATGTTACCAAAAGATAGTTATAGATATATAGATGCAAGAAGGATCTTAGTAAAACCTTTAAAGAAAGAAGATATATATTTACTTTCAAAAAAGTGCTACAAAGAATTTATTAGATTAGGAGGAAAAAAATGA
- a CDS encoding ADP-ribosylglycohydrolase family protein, protein MIGAIIGDVIGSHYEGKIKKAKNKDFELFTPYSICTDDTIMTIAVGQAMVNTYQEKEISVIQKELIKEMQRLGRLYPYSGYGKQFKYWLREENPKPYNSFGNGSGMRVSSVAWLYDNLEDINKYAEITASVSHNHPEGIKGACAIASAIYLASVKKSKDEIKEYIEEKFKYILKPISQIVEEGSNYGASSQITVPVAIQAFLEGIDFEDVLRTAIFAGGDTDTIACMACSIAEVYYEIPDNLLKFAYSRMDLPLKKPLKNFLMLMKEKNKLNNNLKKVLILLENENI, encoded by the coding sequence ATGATAGGAGCGATAATTGGAGATGTTATTGGAAGTCATTATGAAGGAAAAATAAAAAAGGCTAAAAATAAAGATTTTGAATTGTTTACCCCTTATAGTATATGTACAGATGATACTATAATGACTATTGCAGTTGGACAAGCTATGGTTAATACTTATCAAGAAAAAGAAATTTCAGTTATCCAAAAGGAATTGATAAAGGAAATGCAAAGGCTTGGAAGACTTTATCCTTATTCTGGTTATGGAAAGCAATTCAAATATTGGTTAAGAGAAGAAAATCCTAAACCATATAATAGTTTTGGAAATGGTTCAGGAATGAGAGTTTCATCTGTTGCTTGGTTATATGATAATCTTGAAGATATTAATAAATATGCTGAAATTACAGCTTCTGTATCACATAATCACCCTGAAGGAATAAAAGGAGCTTGTGCTATTGCTTCAGCAATTTATTTAGCAAGTGTGAAAAAATCTAAAGATGAAATTAAAGAATATATTGAAGAAAAATTTAAATATATTTTAAAACCTATTTCACAAATTGTTGAAGAAGGAAGTAATTATGGAGCAAGCTCTCAGATTACAGTGCCTGTTGCTATTCAGGCATTTTTAGAAGGAATAGATTTTGAAGATGTTTTAAGAACTGCTATTTTTGCTGGTGGAGATACAGATACTATTGCTTGTATGGCATGTAGTATTGCTGAAGTTTATTATGAAATCCCTGATAATTTATTAAAATTTGCTTATTCAAGAATGGATTTACCTCTAAAAAAACCGTTAAAAAATTTTTTAATGTTAATGAAAGAAAAAAATAAATTAAATAATAACCTAAAGAAAGTTCTTATACTTTTAGAAAATGAAAATATTTAA
- the trpB gene encoding tryptophan synthase subunit beta produces MTTENKKGYFGEFGGSYVPEVVQKALDELELAYNKYKDDDEFLKEYHHYLKDYSGRETPLYFAESLTNYLGGAKIYLKREDLNHLGAHKLNNVIGQILLAKRMGKKKVIAETGAGQHGVATAAAAAKFGMQCDIYMGALDVERQRLNVFRMEMLGATVHAVEAGERTLKEAVDAAFEAWINNIEDTFYVLGSAVGPHPYPSMVKDFQKVISQEARRQILEKENRLPDMVIACVGGGSNAIGAFAEFIPDKDVKLVGVEAAGKGIDTDRHAATLTLGTVGVIDGMKTYALFNEDGSVKPVYSISPGLDYPGIGPEHAFLRDSKRAEYVPATDDEAVNALLLLTKKEGIIPAIESSHALAEVIKRAPKLDKDKIIIVNISGRGDKDVAAIAEYLKNKN; encoded by the coding sequence ATGACAACAGAAAACAAAAAAGGTTATTTTGGAGAATTTGGTGGAAGCTATGTTCCAGAGGTAGTACAAAAAGCATTAGATGAATTGGAACTAGCATACAATAAATATAAAGATGATGATGAATTTTTAAAAGAATATCATCACTATTTAAAAGATTATTCAGGTAGAGAAACTCCTTTATATTTTGCTGAAAGTTTAACAAATTATTTAGGTGGAGCAAAAATTTATTTGAAACGTGAAGACTTAAATCATCTAGGAGCTCATAAACTAAATAATGTTATCGGACAAATTTTACTTGCCAAAAGAATGGGTAAGAAAAAAGTTATTGCTGAAACAGGAGCTGGACAACATGGAGTTGCTACTGCTGCAGCTGCTGCAAAATTTGGAATGCAATGTGATATCTATATGGGAGCTTTAGATGTTGAAAGACAAAGACTAAATGTTTTCCGTATGGAAATGTTAGGAGCAACTGTTCATGCTGTTGAAGCTGGAGAAAGAACTTTAAAAGAAGCTGTTGATGCTGCGTTTGAAGCATGGATAAATAACATAGAAGATACTTTCTATGTACTTGGTTCTGCTGTTGGTCCTCACCCTTATCCTAGTATGGTTAAAGATTTTCAAAAAGTTATTAGCCAAGAAGCTCGTAGACAAATTTTAGAAAAAGAAAATCGTTTGCCTGATATGGTTATTGCTTGTGTTGGAGGAGGATCTAATGCAATTGGAGCATTTGCTGAGTTTATTCCTGACAAAGATGTTAAGCTAGTTGGAGTTGAAGCTGCAGGAAAAGGAATAGATACTGATAGACATGCTGCAACTCTTACATTAGGAACTGTTGGAGTTATAGATGGAATGAAAACTTATGCTCTATTCAATGAAGATGGTTCTGTAAAACCTGTTTATTCTATATCTCCAGGTTTAGATTATCCAGGAATTGGTCCAGAACATGCTTTTCTAAGAGATAGCAAAAGAGCTGAATATGTTCCTGCAACTGATGATGAAGCAGTTAATGCACTACTACTTTTAACTAAAAAAGAAGGAATTATTCCAGCTATTGAAAGCTCTCATGCTCTAGCTGAAGTTATTAAAAGAGCTCCAAAACTTGATAAAGATAAGATTATAATTGTAAATATTTCAGGTCGTGGAGATAAAGATGTTGCAGCTATTGCTGAATATTTAAAAAATAAAAATTAA
- a CDS encoding YkvA family protein, with protein sequence MDRKYFECMTELGLEPGFTEKDLRKKWLELLKKYHPDKYQTEDESIIKFAEEKIIKINEAYEYLKENFEEFKDFKEYEEIKVDDTTMAYDYNKYTDDFSDGKFWDKIKEVAKKIGLKTTSYALILYYVLQKKEVPFKDKMLITGCLGYFILPIDLIPDFIPIAGYTDDVAGMIFAIRKCMDYVDDEIKQNVSSKLVAWFDVEKDYVDDLLKDI encoded by the coding sequence ATGGATAGAAAATATTTTGAATGTATGACAGAATTAGGACTTGAACCTGGTTTTACAGAAAAAGACCTTAGAAAGAAATGGCTAGAATTATTAAAGAAATATCATCCTGATAAGTATCAAACAGAGGATGAAAGCATAATAAAATTTGCTGAAGAAAAAATAATAAAAATTAATGAAGCATATGAATATTTAAAAGAAAACTTTGAAGAATTTAAAGATTTTAAAGAATATGAAGAAATAAAAGTAGATGACACAACTATGGCTTATGACTATAACAAATACACAGATGATTTTTCTGATGGGAAATTTTGGGATAAAATAAAAGAAGTGGCTAAAAAAATTGGTTTAAAAACAACAAGTTATGCATTGATTCTTTATTATGTACTTCAAAAGAAAGAAGTTCCTTTTAAAGATAAAATGTTAATAACAGGTTGCTTAGGTTATTTCATACTTCCTATAGATTTAATTCCAGATTTTATTCCAATTGCAGGATATACAGATGATGTGGCAGGAATGATATTTGCAATAAGAAAATGTATGGACTATGTTGATGATGAAATAAAGCAAAATGTTTCTAGTAAACTTGTAGCTTGGTTTGATGTTGAAAAAGACTATGTTGATGACTTATTAAAAGATATTTAA
- a CDS encoding zeta toxin family protein: protein MEKNYTDKELELVFEKILKMYKSSYSPKEKPKVFLLGGQPGAGKTGLENMINTKDEYISISGDDFREYHPKFKEINLEHGREASKYTQQWCGTITEKLIEALGKEKYNLIIEGTLRTAELPIKEATRFKKLGYEVGLNVVAVKGEKSRLGTIQRYEEMIKQGKTPRMTPKEHHDLVVNSIGDNLETIYNSKLFDEIRLFDRENNLLYSYKESPDVSPKDILEKEFNRKWEKEEIEEYNERWSNLLKTMENRSASAEEISKVIIEKEENL, encoded by the coding sequence ATGGAAAAAAATTATACTGATAAAGAGTTAGAACTTGTATTTGAAAAGATATTGAAAATGTATAAATCTAGTTATTCACCTAAAGAAAAGCCAAAAGTCTTTCTATTAGGAGGACAACCTGGAGCAGGAAAAACAGGACTTGAAAATATGATTAATACAAAAGATGAATATATATCTATAAGTGGTGATGATTTTAGAGAATATCATCCAAAATTTAAAGAAATTAATTTAGAACATGGAAGAGAAGCTTCAAAATATACTCAACAATGGTGTGGGACAATAACAGAAAAGCTAATAGAAGCATTAGGAAAAGAAAAATATAATTTAATAATAGAAGGTACTTTAAGAACTGCAGAACTTCCTATAAAAGAAGCAACAAGATTTAAAAAATTAGGATATGAAGTTGGGTTAAATGTAGTTGCAGTTAAAGGAGAAAAATCTCGTTTAGGTACTATCCAAAGATATGAAGAAATGATAAAGCAAGGGAAAACTCCAAGAATGACTCCAAAAGAACATCATGATTTAGTAGTAAATAGTATAGGAGATAACCTAGAAACTATATATAACTCTAAACTATTTGATGAGATAAGACTTTTTGACAGAGAAAATAACTTGTTATATAGCTATAAAGAAAGTCCTGATGTGAGTCCAAAAGATATTTTAGAGAAAGAATTTAATCGTAAATGGGAAAAAGAAGAAATAGAAGAATATAACGAAAGATGGAGTAATTTATTAAAAACAATGGAAAATAGAAGTGCCTCTGCTGAAGAAATTTCTAAAGTAATAATTGAAAAAGAAGAAAATTTATAA
- a CDS encoding type II toxin-antitoxin system RelB/DinJ family antitoxin yields MMSNINIIVDEETRKEATEIFTKLGFDMNTVVNLLLRSIILEKGIPFDLNKLSRLDSLEAKNDFSYFNAETIEAIEETERNLKNSNRKRYSSIQELREALEND; encoded by the coding sequence ATGATGTCAAATATAAATATCATAGTAGATGAAGAAACAAGAAAAGAAGCAACAGAAATATTTACAAAATTAGGATTTGATATGAATACTGTTGTAAATTTACTTTTGAGAAGTATAATATTAGAAAAAGGTATTCCTTTTGATTTAAATAAACTTAGTAGATTAGATTCACTTGAAGCTAAAAATGATTTTTCTTATTTTAATGCTGAAACTATTGAAGCTATAGAAGAAACTGAAAGAAATTTAAAAAATTCTAATAGAAAAAGATACTCTTCAATACAAGAATTAAGAGAGGCATTAGAAAATGACTAA
- a CDS encoding putative periplasmic lipoprotein, producing MKKILLALSVVFLLVACGKPKAYTLPEKEKESIFAIAENNQQKLDELHKNMEEWKKLAEKGDEQGKKEYQEWQIVETLVSDPSYVEVNYKALKADGK from the coding sequence ATGAAAAAAATTTTATTAGCTTTATCAGTAGTCTTTTTATTGGTTGCATGTGGAAAACCTAAAGCTTATACTTTACCTGAAAAAGAAAAAGAGTCTATTTTTGCTATTGCAGAAAATAATCAACAAAAATTAGATGAACTTCATAAAAATATGGAAGAATGGAAAAAGTTAGCTGAAAAAGGTGATGAGCAAGGAAAGAAAGAATATCAAGAATGGCAAATTGTAGAAACATTAGTAAGTGACCCGAGTTATGTTGAAGTAAATTATAAAGCTTTAAAAGCAGATGGAAAATAA
- a CDS encoding riboflavin synthase subunit alpha, translating into MEILDKKSNRMSRANAGVSERSEFPDLQRILDFLSLRNLLSNELFFTLY; encoded by the coding sequence ATGGAAATTTTAGATAAAAAATCAAATAGAATGAGCCGTGCAAATGCAGGAGTGTCTGAACGAAGTGAGTTTCCTGATTTGCAGCGAATTCTTGATTTTTTATCGTTAAGAAATTTACTCAGTAACGAATTATTTTTTACTTTATATTGA
- the glpX gene encoding class II fructose-bisphosphatase yields MKRELALEFARVTEAAALAAHKWVGRGKKESADQAGVDAMRTMLNRLAIDGEIVIGEGEIDEAPMLYIGEKVGLIYNEEEKDSATYVDPVDIAVDPVEGTRMTAQGQPNAITVLAVGKKGSFLKAPDMYMEKIIVGPEAKGKIDLSKPLEDNIHAVAKALNKELKDLMIVILDKPRHKELIKDLQAMGIKVYALPDGDVAGSILTCMIDSDVDMLYGIGGAPEGVISAAVIRALGGDMQARLKLRSEVKGASLENDKISKFEKLRCEEQGLKVGEILKLEDLAKDDEIIFSATGITGGDLLEGVKRKGSIARTQTLVVRGLSKTVRYINSIHNLDFKDEKITHLVK; encoded by the coding sequence ATGAAAAGAGAACTAGCACTAGAATTTGCAAGAGTAACAGAAGCTGCAGCATTAGCAGCACATAAGTGGGTTGGTAGAGGAAAAAAAGAATCGGCTGACCAAGCAGGTGTAGATGCTATGAGGACTATGCTTAATAGACTTGCCATTGATGGGGAAATAGTTATAGGAGAAGGAGAAATAGATGAAGCTCCTATGCTATATATTGGAGAAAAAGTTGGATTAATCTATAATGAAGAAGAAAAAGATTCTGCAACTTATGTTGACCCTGTTGATATTGCTGTTGACCCTGTAGAAGGAACAAGAATGACAGCACAAGGACAACCAAATGCTATAACAGTGTTAGCAGTTGGAAAAAAAGGAAGTTTCTTAAAAGCTCCTGATATGTATATGGAAAAAATAATTGTTGGACCTGAAGCAAAAGGTAAAATAGATTTATCTAAGCCACTTGAAGATAATATCCATGCTGTTGCTAAAGCATTAAATAAAGAATTAAAAGATTTAATGATAGTTATTTTAGATAAACCAAGACATAAAGAATTAATAAAAGATTTACAAGCTATGGGAATAAAAGTTTATGCACTACCTGATGGTGACGTTGCAGGATCAATACTTACTTGTATGATAGATTCAGATGTTGACATGCTTTATGGAATTGGTGGAGCTCCTGAAGGGGTTATATCTGCCGCTGTTATAAGAGCTCTAGGTGGAGACATGCAAGCAAGATTAAAACTTAGAAGTGAAGTTAAAGGTGCTTCTCTTGAAAATGATAAAATATCTAAGTTTGAAAAATTAAGATGTGAAGAACAAGGATTAAAAGTTGGAGAAATTTTAAAACTTGAAGATTTAGCAAAAGATGACGAAATAATTTTCTCTGCAACTGGTATCACTGGTGGAGACTTATTAGAAGGTGTAAAGAGAAAAGGAAGTATTGCTAGAACTCAAACTCTTGTAGTAAGAGGACTATCTAAAACTGTGAGATATATAAATTCTATACATAATTTAGATTTTAAAGATGAAAAAATTACTCATTTAGTAAAATAA
- a CDS encoding FtsB family cell division protein, with amino-acid sequence MSKRLFWLLVIMFLVLMTFNVMSQIRHNMSKKNSIQEEIKIVNKKIEETSANIAKYDRKIESLDDDFEKERVARNMFQMVKDNEVIYKYVEKDNNPNNIKEEK; translated from the coding sequence ATGAGTAAAAGATTGTTTTGGCTTTTAGTGATAATGTTTTTAGTTTTGATGACTTTTAATGTAATGTCTCAAATAAGGCATAATATGTCAAAGAAAAATAGTATCCAAGAGGAAATAAAAATAGTTAATAAGAAGATTGAAGAAACAAGTGCTAATATAGCTAAGTATGATAGAAAAATTGAATCTTTAGACGATGATTTTGAAAAAGAAAGAGTAGCAAGAAACATGTTCCAAATGGTAAAAGATAATGAAGTAATCTACAAGTATGTAGAAAAAGATAATAATCCAAATAATATTAAGGAGGAAAAATGA
- the def gene encoding peptide deformylase, with the protein MVFEIRKYGDDVLKQIAKEVELSEINDEFRKFLDDMVETMYKTDGIGLAAPQVGVSKRVFVCEDGTGKIRKLINPVIEPLTEETQEFEEGCLSVPGIYKKVERPKKVMLKYLNENGEAVEEIAEDFLAVVVQHENDHLNGILFVEKISPMAKRLIAKKLANMKKETKRIMEENE; encoded by the coding sequence ATGGTTTTTGAAATAAGAAAATATGGTGATGATGTTTTAAAACAAATTGCTAAAGAAGTAGAACTAAGTGAAATAAATGATGAGTTTAGAAAATTCTTAGATGATATGGTTGAAACTATGTATAAAACAGACGGTATAGGTCTTGCTGCACCACAGGTTGGAGTGAGTAAAAGAGTTTTTGTTTGTGAAGATGGAACTGGGAAAATAAGAAAGCTAATTAACCCTGTTATAGAGCCTTTAACAGAAGAAACTCAAGAATTTGAAGAAGGATGTTTATCTGTACCAGGAATATATAAAAAAGTTGAAAGACCTAAGAAAGTAATGTTAAAATATTTAAATGAAAATGGAGAAGCAGTGGAAGAAATTGCTGAAGATTTTTTGGCAGTTGTAGTTCAACATGAAAATGATCACTTAAATGGAATTTTATTTGTTGAGAAAATTTCTCCTATGGCAAAAAGACTTATTGCAAAGAAGTTAGCTAATATGAAAAAAGAAACAAAAAGGATAATGGAAGAAAATGAGTAA
- the priA gene encoding replication restart helicase PriA, with protein MQYFDIYIDSTKGIYTYSDKNDEFEIGDNVIVPFRNIKKTGFIIRKNLKENFDFKVLNISSKVKNSLKLSEEQIKLIEWINDYYLASYDSIIKAMIPKNVKIKYNNIYCINFEKNNLLIENSTNEIIEYIVSLATISYSTAKTKFKKKTIDSLVEKEFLLMEDNNIQVKIEKFLDLKAENKDVFEYLYKKTFIKKEKLEEKFKRNDIKELEEKEILKVEASLNEKKEYSSEEVEKIQKNSSLLNEEQLAVKDKIINSDKKYFLLKGVTGSGKTEIYIELIKSAFFEGYGSIFLVPEISLTPQIIERFQSEFKNNIAILHSALSDVERAKEWESIYTGEKKIVLGVRSAIFSAVKNLKYIILDEEHEATYKQDSSPRYNAKYVAIKRCLDEGAKLILGSATPSIESYYYAKSGIYELLNLDKRFANAELPDIEIVDMKQEDDLFFSKTLLEEIKNTLLRDEQVILLLNRKGYSTYIQCKDCGYVEECDSCSIKMSYYKSLNKYKCNYCGRQIHYTGKCSKCGSTNLIHSGKGIERVEEELRKYFDVPMVKVDSDLSKNKDNFSKIYKDFLNKKYSILIGTQIIAKGLHFPDVTLVGVINSDIILNFPDFRSGEKTFQLLTQVSGRAGRAGKKGKVIIQTYEPENNVIKDSKEENYELFYNREINSRKVFSYPPFSKILNIGFSSEDEKRLIEVSREFYEEIKNQDIELYGPMPSMVYKVQKRYRMNIFAKGSRAKIDMFKRYLKKKLDEFNDGKVRIVVDIDPINLM; from the coding sequence ATGCAATACTTTGATATTTATATAGATTCAACTAAGGGAATATACACTTATTCAGATAAAAATGATGAGTTTGAAATAGGAGATAATGTAATAGTACCTTTTAGAAATATAAAGAAAACAGGTTTTATTATAAGAAAAAACTTAAAAGAAAACTTTGACTTCAAAGTATTGAATATTTCATCTAAAGTAAAAAATTCTTTAAAGTTATCAGAGGAGCAAATAAAACTTATTGAATGGATAAATGATTATTATTTAGCCTCTTATGATAGTATAATAAAAGCTATGATACCAAAAAATGTTAAAATTAAATATAATAATATCTATTGTATTAATTTTGAGAAAAATAATCTTCTAATAGAAAATTCAACCAATGAAATAATTGAATATATAGTATCTTTAGCTACTATTTCATATAGCACAGCAAAGACTAAATTTAAGAAAAAAACTATAGATAGTTTGGTTGAAAAAGAATTTTTATTGATGGAAGACAATAATATTCAAGTAAAAATAGAAAAATTTCTTGATTTAAAAGCAGAAAATAAAGATGTTTTTGAATATCTATACAAGAAAACTTTTATAAAAAAAGAAAAATTAGAAGAAAAATTTAAAAGAAATGACATTAAAGAACTAGAAGAAAAAGAAATATTAAAAGTAGAAGCTAGTTTAAATGAAAAAAAAGAATATAGTTCAGAAGAAGTTGAAAAAATTCAAAAGAATAGCTCTCTTTTAAATGAAGAGCAACTAGCAGTTAAAGATAAAATTATAAATTCAGATAAGAAGTATTTTCTTTTAAAAGGAGTAACAGGTTCAGGAAAGACTGAAATATATATAGAACTTATTAAAAGTGCTTTTTTTGAAGGTTATGGAAGTATATTTTTAGTTCCTGAAATCTCGTTGACTCCTCAGATAATTGAAAGATTTCAATCTGAATTCAAAAATAATATAGCTATTTTACATAGTGCTTTAAGTGATGTAGAAAGAGCTAAAGAGTGGGAAAGTATTTATACTGGTGAAAAGAAAATAGTTTTAGGAGTAAGATCAGCTATTTTTTCAGCAGTGAAAAATTTAAAGTATATTATCTTAGATGAAGAGCATGAAGCAACTTACAAACAAGATAGTAGTCCAAGATATAATGCAAAATATGTAGCTATAAAAAGATGTTTAGATGAAGGGGCAAAATTGATATTAGGTTCTGCAACTCCATCTATAGAAAGTTACTACTATGCAAAATCAGGAATTTATGAACTCTTAAATTTAGATAAAAGATTTGCTAATGCTGAATTACCTGATATAGAAATAGTAGATATGAAACAAGAAGATGATTTATTCTTTAGTAAAACTCTTCTTGAAGAAATAAAAAATACTTTATTAAGAGATGAACAAGTTATATTGTTACTTAATAGAAAAGGATATTCAACATATATTCAATGTAAAGATTGTGGTTATGTTGAAGAATGTGATAGTTGCTCTATAAAAATGAGCTACTATAAAAGCCTAAATAAATATAAGTGTAATTACTGTGGTAGACAGATACACTATACAGGAAAATGCTCAAAGTGTGGAAGCACAAATTTAATTCATAGTGGTAAAGGAATTGAAAGAGTAGAAGAAGAGTTAAGGAAGTATTTTGATGTTCCTATGGTGAAAGTAGATAGTGATTTATCTAAAAATAAAGATAACTTTTCTAAAATATATAAAGATTTTTTGAATAAAAAGTATAGTATTTTAATAGGGACACAAATAATAGCTAAGGGTTTACACTTTCCTGATGTAACCTTAGTTGGAGTTATAAATTCAGATATAATTTTAAACTTTCCAGATTTTAGGTCAGGAGAAAAGACATTTCAACTGTTGACACAAGTTTCTGGAAGAGCAGGAAGAGCTGGTAAAAAAGGAAAGGTTATAATCCAAACTTATGAACCAGAGAATAATGTTATAAAAGACAGTAAAGAAGAAAATTACGAATTATTCTATAATAGGGAAATAAATTCAAGAAAAGTTTTTTCCTACCCACCTTTTTCAAAGATTTTGAATATAGGTTTTAGTTCTGAAGATGAGAAAAGACTTATAGAAGTTTCTAGAGAATTCTATGAGGAAATAAAAAATCAAGATATAGAACTATATGGACCTATGCCAAGTATGGTATACAAAGTTCAAAAAAGATATAGAATGAATATCTTTGCTAAGGGAAGTAGAGCAAAAATAGATATGTTTAAAAGATATCTTAAGAAAAAATTAGATGAATTTAATGATGGTAAAGTTAGAATAGTTGTGGATATAGATCCGATAAATTTAATGTAG